GCAGCCAGGGGTTGACTGGCAGCCGGGTGCCACTTCCGATCAGGACCAACCCGGCCACCTGCTCGGGCCAGCGCAGGGCGAATTCCAGCGAGATGGCGCTCCCCATCGAGTGTCCGACCAGAATCGCCGGCTCCGACACCAGCCCGCTCATCCACTCCCGCAGCCGGGTGGCGCTCTCCACGATGCTGCCGGCAGCCGGGCCCGGGGAGGCGCCGTGCCCCGGCAAGTCGGGCGCCAGGACCCGCAGCGGGTGCAGGCTCCGCAACTCCGGCGGCCAGAACCGATGCTCGGCCCCGGCGCCGTGAATCAGGATCAAGGGCCGCCCGATCGGGCGGCCCTTGAGATTCTGCTCGTAGGCAATGCCGGCTCGGCTCGGAAGCGTCACGTCCGCTCCGCCAGCCAGCGCTCGGCGCTCATGCCGGCCGCGCAGCCCTGACCCACCGACGAGGCAACCTGCCGGTAGCTCGGATCCTGGATCTCGCCGGCGGCGAACACACCCTCGACGCTGGTCATCATGCGCTGGTCGGCGATCAGATAGCCGTGGTCATCCATCGCCACCTGGCCCTTGAACAATTCGGCGTTGGGATCGTGCCCGACGTAGATGAACACCCCGTCGGCGGGAATCTCGCTGCCCTCGCCGGTCTTCAGGTTGCGGAGGCGCACGGCCTCGACCTTGCCTGTGCCGAGCACTTCCTCGACCACGGTGTCCCATATGAAGGACATCTTCTCATTGGCGAAGGCGCGGCGCTTCAAGGCCTCACCTGCCCGGAGCTGGTCGCGCCGGTGGACCACGTGCACCGCCTTGGCAAATCGGGTGAGAAATAGGCCTTCCTCGGCGGCGCTGTCGCCCCCGCCGACGACAACCACCTGCTTGCCGCGAAAGAAGAAACCGTCACAGGTGGCGCAGAACGACACCCCTCGCCCGATCAGCTCGGACTCGCCTGGCACGCCCAGCCGTCGGGGTGAGGCGCCTGTGGCCACGATCAGGGCTTCGGCTTGCAGCTCTTCGCCGTGAGTCTTGACCCGGAATGGGCTGCCCTGGTGGAGGTCGACCTCGGTGACTTCATCGATCAGCAGCCGCGCCCCGAAGCGCTCCGCTTGCTTCTGCATCAGCTCGACCAATTCCGGCCCGGTGGTGCCCTGGGGGAACCCGGGATAGTTTTCAACTTCGCTGGTGATTGACACCTGCCCGCCGAGCTGGTTGCCGGAGATGACCAGGGGCGCCAGGCTGGCCCGGGCTGTGTAGAGGGCGGCCGTCAGCCCGGCTGGCCCAGATCCAATGATGATCACGCGTTCCATTCGATTTCCGCCTCACATCGTCACGGTTGGACGCGGCGGTCCGCGTCCAACCAATGCGGCAATTGTGCCAGGCTGGCCCGCAGCCACCACATGGGCGCTCGCGTGCGCACCTGACCTTGGGAGTCTATGATCGGGCGCCGGCACGGGTCATCCGGCGCACCGGGGCGGCACCCCAACCGCTCCGCGCCGCAACTCGGGCAGCGCCCCGGCATGCCGTCGGCGCTCAGACAGCGCGGGCAGAGAAAGACCTGGATCGTGTCCTCCGAAGTCATCACCGTCTCGCACCCCGTGGCGCGTTCATTGTACGTCGGCGTCCCGTTCCCTTCCAGGGCGTGTTCCACCTCACCCCGGCGGGGCCGCCTGCGACTCCGGAGTGTGGGCTGGCAGGAACCGTCGCAACGATCAAGGTCCTCCTGTCCATCATCGAGCCCGGCCGCCGATCGACAGGCCGCGGGTCCGTAGACGACCGCCGGGTGCCGGCAGGGTGCAGCCAAGGTCCTGACCGTGGTGACTGGCTTGGATCGCGATTTCTTACCCCGGAGCGCGGCGCGCCCACAGCCCTGGCGCCAACACCGCCGCACCACCGAGGAGGCCTCCACCGACTGCCCAGACAGGGATCCGGCCGAGGACGGCGATCAGCTCGTCGGTGGAGAATTCCGTTTGAGCGTGGCTGTGCAACGAGACCTTGACCAGCATCAACCCGGCCGCCACCCAAGGGACGCAGGCCCCGATGCCGCAGCCCGCCAGTCCGGCCGCCGCCAAGCGGGGCAAGCCGGATCTCTTCTTCGTCACCCACCGCCCAGCCCTGGGTCCGGCGGCCGTGACCGTCAGCGCCGCCGCCAGGACGAGGACCGCGGTGAGCTGCCTGGCCTCCGTCGCCAGCCA
This portion of the Anaerolineales bacterium genome encodes:
- the trxB gene encoding thioredoxin-disulfide reductase translates to MERVIIIGSGPAGLTAALYTARASLAPLVISGNQLGGQVSITSEVENYPGFPQGTTGPELVELMQKQAERFGARLLIDEVTEVDLHQGSPFRVKTHGEELQAEALIVATGASPRRLGVPGESELIGRGVSFCATCDGFFFRGKQVVVVGGGDSAAEEGLFLTRFAKAVHVVHRRDQLRAGEALKRRAFANEKMSFIWDTVVEEVLGTGKVEAVRLRNLKTGEGSEIPADGVFIYVGHDPNAELFKGQVAMDDHGYLIADQRMMTSVEGVFAAGEIQDPSYRQVASSVGQGCAAGMSAERWLAERT